Proteins from a genomic interval of Rhipicephalus microplus isolate Deutch F79 chromosome 6, USDA_Rmic, whole genome shotgun sequence:
- the LOC119167837 gene encoding iris-like — protein sequence MPKSLSRMIVRFSVDLHRELVRSRRDKRENVTSSPFSIAAALAMTLAGSRGNTGDELLAALRGKDGKLHEHFASFLPKLSSHSHKLQYYFANRIYCDLTFPVAEEYVTFLKLTYVSTIVSVDFEKRSETVRGEINDWVKTVTESKIADLLAPGSVGPSMGVLLVNAVYFRGLWESPFTACSTSRRDFNVNSRTKVRMNMMRQKQAYSISRNDDLGVRAIEMPYRGGRSSMVVLLPNEIDGLSHLEHHLSHGKLSNILADLKETPDVEVTMPKLLLQQCLYLKDTLTAMGVNDLFSAKCSLSGMFKSGSPVVSNMVHKVYLRVHEDGTDHAVSTPAMAMASSPPTTTQKTDFVVDYSFMLLVLKRESDVVIFMSSVRHT from the exons ATGCCCAAGTCTCTAAGTCGCATGATTGTGCGCTTTTCCGTGGACCTGCACAGGGAATTGGTGCGCTCCAGAAGAGACAAGAGAGAGAACGTCACCTCTTCGCCATTCAGTATCGCGGCCGCCCTGGCCATGACGCTCGCCGGATCCCGTGGAAACACGGGGGACGAGCTGCTGGCAGCGCTGCGTGGCAAGGACGGCAAGCTGCACGAGCACTTCGCGTCGTTCCTGCCGAAGCTGTCCAGCCACTCGCACAAGCTGCAGTACTACTTCGCCAATCGCATCTACTGCGACCTGACGTTTCCGGTCGCGGAGGAGTACGTGACCTTCCTCAAATTGACGTACGTGTCGACCATCGTGTCGGTAGACTTCGAGAAGCGCAGCGAGACCGTTCGCGGCGAGATTAACGACTGGGTGAAGACCGTGACCGAGTCAAAGATAGCGGACCTCTTGGCTCCCGGTAGCGTTGGCCCTTCCATGGGAGTGCTCCTGGTCAACGCCGTCTACTTCAGGGGACTCTGGGAGTCGCCGTTTACGGCCTGCTCGACGTCGCGTCGCGACTTCAACGTCAACTCCAGGACCAAGGTCCGG ATGAACATGATGCGTCAGAAGCAGGCGTACTCCATCTCTCGGAACGACGATCTCGGCGTCAGGGCCATCGAGATGCCCTACAGGGGTGGTCGGAGCTCCATGGTCGTACTGCTGCCCAACGAGATCGATGGTCTGTCTCACTTGGAGCATCACTTGTCCCACGGCAAGCTGTCCAACATCCTGGCAGACCTAAAGGAAACGCCCGACGTCGAAGTGACCATGCCGAAACTCTTGCTCCAACAGTGTCTGTATCTCAAGGACACCCTGACGGCCATGGGCGTGAACGATCTGTTCTCAGCCAAGTGCAGCCTCTCGGGCATGTTTAAATCAGGCAGTCCCGTTGTGTCGAATATGGTCCACAAGGTGTACCTGCGGGTCCATGAAGACGGCACGGACCATGCGGTATCCACGCCCGCGATGGCGATGGCATCTTCACCTCCGACAACGACTCAGAAGACAGACTTCGTCGTCGACTATTCGTTCATGCTGCTCGTGTTGAAGAGAGAGTCGGATGTGGTCATCTTCATGAGCTCCGTGCGTCATACGTGA
- the LOC119167839 gene encoding iris: MMNQMHSFGISHCDQLQATALEMSHMGGKTSMVLILPDQMDGLSRLEENLTAQRLSDLLHGLRERPNVMVKMPKFSVVTCRGLRLALQDLGVRELFTPKADLSGIFKAASPALADIIHGAFLEVNEEGAEIPPPSTDEAVLGCGPGVGDITHFVVNHPFMFVVRPRQSNVFYLMGSVRRP; the protein is encoded by the coding sequence ATGATGAACCAGATGCACTCATTCGGCATATCCCACTGCGACCAGCTCCAAGCCACGGCGCTCGAGATGTCCCACATGGGCGGCAAGACGAGCATGGTCCTCATCCTGCCCGACCAGATGGACGGCCTGTCGCGTCTTGAGGAGAACCTGACCGCGCAGCGGCTGTCGGACCTCTTGCACGGCCTGCGCGAGAGGCCCAACGTGATGGTCAAGATGCCCAAGTTCTCGGTCGTGACCTGTCGAGGACTGCGGCTCGCCCTCCAGGATCTGGGAGTGCGCGAGCTGTTCACACCGAAGGCCGACCTGTCTGGTATATTCAAGGCCGCAAGTCCAGCCCTGGCCGACATCATCCACGGGGCCTTCCTAGAGGTGAACGAGGAAGGTGCCGAGATTCCCCCGCCTTCCACGGACGAGGCCGTGCTCGGATGTGGCCCTGGAGTCGGGGACATCACGCACTTCGTCGTGAACCACCCGTTCATGTTTGTCGTCAGGCCCCGGCAGTCGAACGTTTTTTATCTGATGGGATCAGTGAGAAGGCCATGA